Proteins found in one Fusarium oxysporum Fo47 chromosome V, complete sequence genomic segment:
- a CDS encoding protein-tyrosine phosphatase-like protein — translation MALSRAELESIVAVHVREPLPADTLTAAFNSKPFIPTESIINLRDLGAVPGSAIRPGHIFRSGMLDAAAADPEAMAWLTANVKAVFDLRSKEERATYPSPEITGVKFVFCERVAEYPQPSPADFAVDDGRTAWREQLMAVIAAYKPSIRAVLEHVRDRPNEPFLFHCTAGRDRTGVMAGLLQTLAGTKQEDVIFDYMLSRIGIEPARERLLVFILANIDVRGTEEPGFWNMVSLRPSFWKAFGQGVEAEYGGWGGYVKGLGFSTKDLETIKKNLRA, via the exons ATGGCTCTCTCGCGAGCTGAACTCGAGTCCATCGTGGCTGTTCACGTTCGAGAGCCCCTTCCAGCCGACACCCTCACGGCCGCTTTCAACTCCAAACCTTTCATCCCTACTGAATCGATCATCAACCTCCGCGATCTGGGTGCTGTTCCTGGCAGCGCCATACGTCCTGGGCATATCTTCCGTTCTGGTATGCTTGacgccgccgccgccgacCCAGAAGCTATGGCCTGGCTCACTGCCAATGTCAAAGCTGTTTTTGATCTTCGCAGCAAGGAAGAGCGAGCTACGTATCCCAGTCCAGAAATAACCGGTGTCAAGTTTGTCTTCTGCGAGCGTGTTGCTGAATACCCTCAGCCTAGTCCCGCCGACTtcgctgttgatgatggcagAACTGCTTGGAGGGAGCAGCTGATGGCTGTCATAGCGGCGTACAAACCCTCTATCCGAGCAGTCCTCGAACACGTGAGGGACAGACCGAACGAGCCCTTTCTCTTTCACTGCACTG CTGGCCGTGACCGCACAGGCGTCATGGCAGGGCTCCTGCAGACCCTTGCCGGCACAAAGCAAGAAGACGTCATTTTCGATTACATGCTATCACGGATCGGAATCGAGCCAGCCCGCGAGCGTCTACTCGTGTTCATCTTGGCAAACATTGACGTGAGGGGCACTGAGGAGCCTGGCTTTTGGAACATGGTTAGCCTACGCCCGAGCTTTTGGAAGGCCTTTGGTCAAGGTGTTGAAGCCGAGTATGGAGGATGGGGTGGCTACGTGAAGGGCCTTGGGTTCTCAACCAAGGATCTGGAgaccatcaagaagaacttgCGGGCTTAG
- a CDS encoding Metallo-dependent phosphatase-like protein, with translation MLFGTQKTDLDVLLNRPRPTKWQEFWSNPCIFLAHFLYTRRRIIHEPPANPISAVCISDTHNSQPHLPFGDILIHAGDLTQSGSLGELKATIAWLNSQPHTHKVVVAGNHDLLLDQGCDRRGQAAAEGECLDWGDCIYLENETTTVTCDSGRSLKIYGCPLSPHHGNWSFQYPRSKDVWSGTVPNDIDVLVTHGPPFAHLDLNLGCYYLLQALWRTRPLLHVFGHVHEGYGQESVVFDRLQKTYEKALCDGNLWSLMKLSKEFLRSLPTRKKQVTTTCQLVNPAMVGGLRDNEKRQPIKVII, from the coding sequence ATGCTTTTCGGCACACAGAAAACCGACCTCGACGTATTGTTGAATCGTCCACGTCCCACCAAATGGCAAGAATTCTGGTCTAACCCGTGCATATTTCTTGCGCATTTCTTATACACTCGTCGTCGCATTATCCACGAGCCTCCCGCAAATCCCATCTCTGCTGTGTGCATATCAGACACGCAtaattctcaacctcatctACCCTTCGGAGATATACTCATTCACGCCGGAGATCTTACACAGTCAGGATCGTTAGGAGAGCTAAAGGCTACTATTGCTTGGCTCAACTCTCAACCACACACACACAAGGTTGTCGTGGCAGGAAACCACGACTTACTGCTCGATCAAGGCTGTGATCGTCGGGggcaagcagcagctgaaggaGAATGCCTAGACTGGGGAGACTGCATTTATCTTGAGAATGAGACCACAACCGTTACCTGCGACAGCGGACGAAGTTTGAAGATATATGGATGCCCTCTATCACCTCACCACGGAAACTGGTCGTTTCAATACCCGCGAAGCAAAGATGTTTGGTCAGGTACGGTTCCGAACGATATTGATGTTCTCGTCACTCACGGCCCTCCTTTTGCCCATCTCGATCTAAATCTCGGATGttattatcttcttcaaGCGCTTTGGCGCACCCGTCCTCTGCTGCATGTTTTCGGGCATGTACATGAAGGATATGGGCAGGAATCTGTGGTTTTTGATAGACTGCAGAAGACATATGAGAAGGCTTTATGTGATGGAAACTTATGGAGTTTAATGAAGCTATCCAAGGAGTTTTTGAGATCGCTACCAACGAGAAAGAAGCAGGTGACGACGACCTGTCAGCTTGTGAACCCAGCAATGGTTGGCGGACTAAGAGATAATGAGAAGAGACAACCAATCAaagttattatttaa
- a CDS encoding amidohydrolase 3, with protein sequence MAVTGSLVRWGLVLPLIVVAFAVAYRLQQPLTASDEEDSATYCYKSIRTHDPEHAEAQCFTVADGVFTAVGPRDADQSMIDGYVIPGLWDGHGHLLQYGEFLHSVDLFGAQSLAEVRTRIKDYISANPGAGSKDNWVRGVGWDQTFFGRMPTAADITQDTELSSIYLMLDRIDVHCTWVSQPVLDLLPSDLPEAVPGGEIIRDPGLGVFCDNAMDMVISIWPQPGRDFKARAVKTAMKRLNEVGLVGMHDAGATPGTLNLYNELSSGDDWTLRVYAMLECPQRNSYCPEVAVKFARDDDRFAVQSVKLFADGALGSWGSAMLDPYSDHPWTSGSLLINASALTDVTKRWAADGYQVNIHAIGDLANRNAVDALEAALVQQCLHEATAQGAYPSTLDQPVNGSHDQIEARAACQARHRFRIEHAQIIHPADQRRILELGIIPSIQPTHATSDMKYALARLGKDRLSSSAYRMRSVLPAHPILGSDFPVEPPNPFQGIYAAVTRRSPHTGRGTDDSPDGWHTEEALSLDEAMWGFTGAPAYGAFLDSRAGVIREGALADWVVLDTPIESYDIDDLRTLKVKETWVAGKQVYARSNAD encoded by the exons ATGGCCGTCACAGGCTCTTTGGTCAGATGGGGACTCGTACTGCCCCTCATAGTCGTCGCTTTTGCAGTTGCGTACCGTCTTCAACAGCCACTCACAGCTTCGGACGAGGAAGATTCAGCAACATATTGTTATAAATCCATCCGGACACATGATCCTGAGCACGCTGAAGCTCAATGTTTCACTGTTGCGGATGGCGTCTTTACTGCTGTTGGCCCACGAGATGCTGATCAGTCGATGATAGATGGTTATGTGATCCCAGGACTCTGGGATGGACATGGTCACTTGCTCCAGTACGGGGAGTTCCTCCACTCTGTTGATTTATTCGGTGCCCAATCTCTCGCGGAGGTGCGTACGAGGATCAAAGACTATATCTCTGCCAACCCTGGAGCCGGATCGAAAGATAATTGGGTTCGCGGAGTTGGATGGGATCAGACCTTTTTTGGGCGTATGCCTACAGCT GCAGATATCACGCAGGATACAGAGCTCAGCAGCATCTATCTCATGCTTGATCGCATTGATGTTCACTGCACTTGGGTTTCCCAGCCTGTTCTCGATCTCCTTCCATCAGACCTCCCTGAAGCTGTCCCGGGAGGTGAGATCATCCGCGACCCTGGCCTCGGTGTCTTCTGCGATAATGCCATGGACATGGTCATCTCAATTTGGCCTCAACCTGGCCGGGACTTCAAGGCTCGTGCAGTCAAGACTGCCATGAAGCGCCTTAACGAGgttggtcttgttggcatGCACGATGCTGGAGCAACTCCAGGCACTTTGAATCTCTACAACGAGCTCTCTTCGGGAGACGACTGGACCCTTCGTGTCTATGCAATGTTGGAATGTCCTCAGCGTAACTCGTACTGCCCAGAGGTAGCTGTCAAGTTCGCCCGAGACGATGATCGCTTTGCAGTTCAGAGTGTCAAACTATTTGCGG ACGGCGCTCTCGGAAGTTGGGGCAGCGCCATGCTCGACCCATACTCCGATCACCCGTGGACATCAGGCTCGCTCCTTATCAACGCCTCTGCTCTTACTGATGTGACCAAGCGCTGGGCTGCCGACGGATACCAGGTCAATATCCATGCTATCGGTGATCTTGCCAATCGTAACGCTGTTGACGCTCTTGAGGCGGCTCTTGTCCAGCAATGTCTTCATGAGGCTACTGCTCAGGGTGCATATCCTTCGACTCTGGACCAGCCCGTAAATGGGTCTCACGACCAGATTGAAGCACGTGCTGCTTGTCAAGCTCGTCATCGCTTTCGCATTGAGCACGCCCAAATAATTCACCCAGCAGATCAGCGACGGATTCTAGAACTCGGCATCATTCCCTCAATCCAACCCACACATGCAACATCAGACATGAAGTATGCTCTTGCTCGTCTCGGTAAGGACCGTCTCTCGTCCTCCGCCTACCGGATGCGTTCTGTTCTTCCTGCCCATCCGATTCTGGGTAGCGATTTTCCTGTCGAGCCCCCCAACCCATTCCAGGGCATCTACGCCGCCGTAACCCGTCGAAGCCCGCATACGGGTCGTGGAACAGACGATAGCCCTGATGGCTGGCACACAGAAGAGGCATTGAGCTTAGATGAAGCGATGTGGGGATTCACGGGAGCTCCTGCTTATGGGGCCTTTCTTGATAGTCGCGCTGGTGTCATCCGCGAGGGTGCTTTAGCTGATTGGGTGGTCCTTGATACCCCTATTGAGTCTTATGATATAGATGATTTACGCACCCTAAAGGTTAAGGAGACATGGGTGGCAGGCAAACAGGTGTATGCACGATCTAACGCTGACTAG
- a CDS encoding acyltransferase family-domain-containing protein, with product MSRHSHSIHSLSDEEKMGLLDNRSVSDVDSDSGRDDQDHHRLHFEKWAGPILAPVDYVRSTPWRVYLVRFAWFFVPSYLQGRHAREQIRPTKLAPTAYLDGMRGVAALVVLFCHFFYQAFVIAKGWGCDDAHYNVLKLPIIRLWYQGPPAVCLFFVISGYALSYRPLKLIRGRNTQDFSTTMSSLVFRRGIRLYLPTAISTLMIVSFIRLGVYEWTREFAMDRTFMRNVREPHPSRLPTNYAQFAEWAKDMFDFVHVFGWKTHGGSTNYDQHLWTIPVEFRCSLYLFLTLIATARLRSQYRFITVAGIMLFTYRNSRWEFLMFLCGMVLAEIDLIRGAHVSPPALPIEEKTQSNHGRWYQSAFWAIFSVASLYLMSQPDEGGDRTPGWIYLTSLIPKWWAAEKYRYWQCTGAVMFVLAVSRSSNWQRVFNSAFVQYLGKISYALYLMHGPAIHAVGYHFEKWCYSVTGTEGHRFTAGFVLSSLFVIPTIFWWADVFWRAVDIPTVKFAKWWENKLTVKSD from the exons ATGAGTCGTCATTCTCATTCGATACACTCACTATCTgacgaggagaagatggggTTGCTCGACAACAGGTCTGTCTCCGACGTTGACAGTGACAGTGGTcgagatgatcaagaccACCATCGGCTTCACTTTGAGAAATGGGCCGGCCCCATTCTCGCTCCTGTGGACTACGTTCGTTCAACCCCCTGGAGAGTTTACCTAGTTCGCTTCGCCTGGTTCTTCGTTCCCAGTTATCTACAGGGACGACATGCTCGTGAACAGATTCGACCGACCAAGCTCGCTCCTACAGCCTACCTCGACGGTATGCGAGGTGTTGCCGCCCTTGTCGTCTTGTTCTGTCATTTCTTCTACCAGGCATTCGTCATCGCCAAAGGCTGGGGCTGTGACGATGCCCACTACAACGTCTTGAAGCTACCAATTATCCGATTGTGGTATCAGGGCCCTCCAGCCGTCTGTCTTTTCTTTGTCATCTCGGGATATGCCCTCTCCTATCGAcctctcaagctcatccGGGGTAGGAACACTCAGGACTTCTCGACTACCATGAGTTCTCTAGTGTTCCGACGAGGCATACGTCTATACCTTCCAACCGCCATCTCCACCCTAATGATCGTCTCCTTCATCCGCTTGGGTGTTTACGAATGGACGAGAGAGTTTGCCATGGACCGTACTTTCATGAGGAACGTCAGAGAACCTCATCCTTCGCGTCTCCCTACAAACTATGCTCAGTTCGCAGAATGGGCAAAGGATATGTTCGATTTTGTCCATGTCTTCGGCTGGAAGACCCACGGTGGAAGCACCA ACTATGACCAGCATCTGTGGACCATCCCTGTTGAGTTTCGTTGCTCGCTGTATCTCTTCCTCACCCTAATAGCCACTGCTCGACTTCGAAGTCAGTACCGATTCATCACAGTTGCCGGTATAATGCTCTTTACCTACCGAAATTCCCGTTGGGAATTTCTCATGTTCCTCTGCGGCATGGTCCTGGCTGAGATTGATCTTATCCGCGGCGCCCACGTCTCACCTCCTGCCCTCCCCATCGAGGAGAAGACCCAGTCTAATCACGGCCGTTGGTACCAGAGCGCTTTCTGGGCAATTTTCAGTGTCGCAAGCTTATATCTTATGAGCCAACCCGATGAGGGCGGTGATCGAACACCGGGCTGGATCTACCTTACGTCGCTGATTCCTAAGTGGTGGGCGGCCGAGAAGTACAGATACTGGCAATGTACGGGTGCTGTTATGTTTGTTCTCGCAGTGAGCCGCTCGTCTAACTGGCAGCGCGTATTCAACTCGGCCTTCGTGCAGTACTTGGGCAAGATCTCCTATGCCCTTTATCTTATGCATGGACCCGCCATCCATGCCGTTGGATATCATTTCGAAAAATGGTGCTATAGCGTGACGGGCACCGAGGGGCACCGCTTCACTGCTGGTTTTGTCCTGAGCTCGCTCTTTGTGATTCCAACTATCTTTTGGTGGGCTGATGTATTCTGGCGAGCGGTCGATATCCCAACGGTCAAATTTGCAAAATGGTGGGAAAACAAACTTACTGTTAAGTCGGACTAG
- a CDS encoding rRNA-binding ribosome biosynthesis protein UTP25 (of unknown function-domain containing protein) — translation MPPRGRGGNFRGRGGRGRGRGGRGGKATSRFGPNRRFDGTRLADNDESESSGSESGSAPEDTVMEDIDSEDDDDEHTTSSKPYMALLQSFNNESSAPNAKRRKLDHKKSTQSQTEEDSSGEESHAEDQDEDTEKDIDRSEDEAEEQVEEKLDDEDDSEDEENPTDPFDVHFAHPNDNTVSQRVKSVQKNDWATKRALLHNMRATILYPGSDTGSEMPKPIAGLEGLQLKQKLRETSSRKIGDFDALQRNLGPLIFNYNDVLFCDRTVQNSDSLRELACLHALNHVFKTRDRVIKNNYKLAKEGQDTDLELRDQGFTRPKVLFLLPTRNSALRMVNMIRDICEPDQQENRKRFDDGYVDKEAKFGADRPADFKDLFEGSDDDMFRLGMKFTRKTIKYFAQFYNSDILFASPLGLRMAIGSEEDKKLDFDFLSSVEMVIVDQADALLMQNWEHVEFIFEHMNLQPKDAHGCDFSRVRSWYLEDWAKYFRQTIIMSAFNTPELSELLRLHCHNWAGKVRLQPEYPGMLSQLGIKAKQTFSRFQSSSVDKDPDARFEYFTSAIVPSLAKRAKDATGTLIFIPSYLDFVRVRNYFATSSAVENVTFGAISEYADVPEASRARSHFLNGRHRVLLYTERAHHFRRYQFRGVQRVIFYGLPDNPIFYTEIAGGYLSKSEQDLRLEPGQGTVKVVFSKYDVMKLERIVGSKRVGKMIQDRGDTFEFI, via the exons ATGCCGCCGCgcggaagaggaggaaactTTAGAGGCCGTGGTGGTCGTGGCAGAGGAAGAGGTGGTCGAGGAGGTAAAGCGACAAGCCGATTTGGACCTAATCGAAGATTCGACGGAACTCGACTTGCAGACAATGATGA GTCCGAAAGCTCAGGGTCAGAGTCGGGATCTGCGCCTGAAGATACAGTCATGGAGGACATCGATTCagaggacgacgacgatgaacatacaacatcgtcaaagcCATACATGGCCCTTCTTCAGAGTTTCAATAACGAAAGCAGTGCCCCAAATGCAAAACGACGAAAATTGGACCACAAAAAGTCCACTCAATCTCAAACTGAAGAAGACTCCTCCGGGGAAGAATCACACGCAGAAGACCAAGATGAAGACACCGAAAAAGATATCGACCGTTCTGAGGACGAGGCTGAAGAACAAGTCGAGGAGAAAttggacgatgaagatgattcggaagacgaagaaaacCCAACAGATCCTTTCGACGTACACTTTGCGCACCCCAATGACAATACTGTCTCACAAAGAGTCAAGTCCGTACAAAAGAACGATTGGGCAACGAAACGAGCATTACTACACAATATGAGAGCAACTATCTTGTACCCAGGGTCAGATACAGGGTCTGAAATGCCAAAACCTATTGCTGGCTTGGAAGGCCTACAACTCAAGCAGAAGCTTAGAGAGACTTCCTCTCGCAAGATTGGAGACTTCGATGCCCTTCAGCGCAACTTGGGCCCTTTGATCTTCAATTATAACGATGTACTGTTTTGTGATCGCACAGTACAGAACTCAGACTCATTGCGAGAGTTGGCATGTCTACATGCTCTCAACCATGTCTTCAA AACTCGAGATCGTGTTATCAAGAATAACTACAAATTGGCCAAGGAGGGCCAAGATACCGACCTAGAATTACGAGATCAAGGCTTTACCCGTCCCAAAGTGCTCTTCCTCTTACCAACACGTAACTCAGCTCTTCGAATGGTGAACATGATCCGTGATATCTGTGAGCCAGATCAGCAAGAGAACCGCAAGCGATTTGACGATGGTTATGTCGACAAAGAGGCTAAGTTTGGCGCTGATAGACCGGCTGACTTCAAGGATCTTTTTGAGGGAAGTGATGATGACATGTTCCGTCTAGGCATGAAGTTCACTCGCAAGACAATCAAGTACTTTGCGCAATTCTACAACTCAGACATACTCTTCGCCAGTCCTCTTGGTCTTCGTATGGCTATTGGCTCTGAGGAAGATAAGAagcttgactttgacttCCTGAGCTCTGTTGAGATGGTCATTGTTGATCAAGCGGATGCACTTCTCATGCAAAATTGGGAACACGTCGAATTCATCTTTGAACACATGAACCTCCAGCCTAAGGATGCACACGGTTGTGACTTTAGTCGTGTAAGAAGTTGGTATTTGGAAGACTGGGCAAAATATTTCAGACAGActatcatcatgtctgcctTCAACACCCCCGAGCTGTCCGAGCTTCTCCGATTACACTGTCACAACTGGGCTGGAAAAGTCCGGCTACAGCCCGAGTATCCGGGCATGTTGTCGCAACTCGGTATCAAGGCGAAGCAAACCTTCTCAAGGTTCCAGTCTAGCTCGGTCGATAAGGATCCTGATGCGCGATTCGAGTATTTCACTTCTGCCATTGTCCCCTCACTTGCCAAGCGGGCAAAGGATGCTACTGGAACGCTCATTTTTATCCCCTCCTATCTGGACTTTGTCCGAGTGAGAAACTACTTTGCAACGTCAAGTGCGGTCGAAAATGTCACTTTTGGGGCCATCTCCGAATATGCAGACGTACCAGAAGCCTCGCGGGCGCGGTCACATTTCCTCAACGGCCGCCATCGCGTTCTGCTCTACACTGAGCGAGCACATCATTTCCGACGATATCAATTCCGTGGTGTGCAGCGAGTCATATTCTACGGATTACCTGACAACCCCATCTTCTATACTGAGATTGCGGGTGGATATCTTAGCAAGAGTGAGCAGGACCTCAGACTTGAACCTGGTCAGGGAACTGTCAAGGTTGTGTTTTCAAAGTACGATGTAATGAAGTTGGAACGGATCGTGGGTTCCAAGAGAGTTGGCAAGATGATTCAGGATCGCGGCGATACCTTTGAATTCATCTAA
- a CDS encoding JAB1/Mov34/MPN/PAD-1 ubiquitin protease-domain-containing protein — MAAAASESFIHLARPLAPNTVGIQTNLAPLTVNIQPQAVLSILDHAVRRDIRDTQSTRVIGALVGTRSEDGTEVEVRSCFAIPHTEEEDQVEVDVEYQKNMLALTLKANRGESLLGWYTTSHELNSFSALIQNFFGSPDTGTFPHPAIHMTISTEPGEDIQSRCYISAPVAVNAERAADSCLFIQVPHKILYGDADRSALEAIASAKDAESRTAPLVSDIEGLGRSIEQTISLLDRASEWINGVLDEDEEPNNAVGQYLLNALSLAPKVDPSQIEHDFNNHIQDVLMVSYLANTIRTQIDLSQRLAVANLTSNEKEGEGKSEEKGGRQGGKRGGRGGGRGGGQQREPREPREPREPAE; from the exons ATGgccgctgctgcttctgagAGCTTCATTCACCTGGCGAGGCCTCTGGCGCCCAATACCGTGGGCATCCAGACTAACCTTGCCCCGCTCACTGTCAACATCCAGCCTCAG GCCGTCCTCTCTATCCTCGATCACGCCGTTCGACGAGACATCCGAGATACGCAATCCACCAGAGTTATTGGCGCCCTCGTCGGTACCCGATCTGAAGATGGCACTGAAGTCGAGGTTCGCTCGTGCTTCGCTATCCCCCAtactgaggaggaggaccaGGTCGAGGTCGATGTCGAGTATCAGAAAAACATGCTCGCCTTGACTCTGAAGGCCAACAGGGGCGAGTCCCTCCTCGGCTGGTATACCACCTCTCATgagctcaacagcttcagcgCCCTCATCCAGAACTTCTTCGGTAGCCCTGACACCGGCACATTCCCCCACCCCGCCATTCACATGACCATTTCTACCGAGCCCGGCGAGGACATACAATCTCGATGCTATATCAGCGCCCCCGTTGCTGTGAACGCTGAGCGTGCTGCCGACAGTTGCCTTTTCATCCAGGTCCCACACAAGATTCTCTACGGCGATGCCGACCGAAGTGCTCTTGAGGCTATCGCCAGCGCAAAGGACGCTGAGTCCCGAACAGCGCCCCTTGTCTCTGACATTGAGGGTCTTGGTCGATCAATTGAGCAGACCATCAGCCTTCTCGATAGAGCGAGTGAGTGGATTAACGGGGTtctggatgaggatgaggaacCCAACAACGCTGTTGGCCAATACCTTCTCAACGCTCTGTCTCTCGCCCCCAAGGTTGATCCTTCGCAGATCGAGCATGATTTCAACAACCACATTCAAGACGTTCTCATGGTCAGCTACCTGGCCAACACTATTCGCACTCAGATCGACCTGTCCCAGCGGTTGGCTGTTGCCAACCTGACCAGCAACGAGAAGGAGGGCGAGGGCAAATCGGAGGAGAAGGGTGGCCGACAGGGAGGCAAGCGAGGGGGCCGAGGTGGCGGTCGAGGTGGTGGCCAACAGCGTGAACCCCGAGAGCCAAGGGAACCTCGTGAGCCTGCTGAGTAA
- a CDS encoding zinc knuckle-domain-containing protein: MFTYRGRGGPSRSTPSSVQCQKCLKRGHYSYECKATAQERPYVSRPSRSQQFRNPKLVPKLTNETLNPLEKKKGVADEELAKLEAERARERKREQRDDGLIEPNVKRHRSVSSHSVSTISTAAPRSPSPGKDRARSPAQSPRSRSPYLDNSQRGRQDDSRSRSRSRSRSPSLNRSRSPRVEARHRRSDSGSSPSPEDFDRRDQYRSRDPLPSVKGSAPATHPREYPSKSRSPHSLRRQRSGSPRSPQPRGRRDERPDRSSTRHDRERLPPRGRFDDRRHGHGGPGPGDQARERSLSPFSQRLAMTQAMKGGRQ; the protein is encoded by the exons ATGTTCACCTATAGAGGCCGTGGTGGCCCATCCCGGTCGACACCGTCTAGCGTCCAGTGCCAGAAATGCCTAAAGAGAG GCCACTACTCATATGAGTGTAAAGCAACTGCCCAAGAGCGTCCCTACGTGTCGCGTCCATCGCGATCTCAGCAGTTCCGAAACCCCAAACTGGTGCCCAAGCTCACAAATGAGACACTGAACCCTCTTGAGAAAAA GAAAGGTGTGGCGGATGAAGAGCTGGCTAAATTGGAAGCCGAACGCGCCCGCGAGCGCAAGCGAGAACAGAGAGACGATGGGCTGATTGAGCCAAACGTAAAGCGTCATAGATCAGTGTCTTCTCATTCCGTTTCTACCATCTCCACTGCCGCTCCGCGATCACCATCACCTGGTAAAGACAGGGCCAGATCCCCTGCTCAGTCGCCACGAAGTCGAAGTCCCTATTTAGACAACTCACAGCGTGGCAGGCAAGATGACAGCCGCAGTCGCAGCCGCAGTCGCAGCCGCAGTCCTAGCCTGAATCGTAGCCGAAGCCCTCGTGTGGAAGCTCGGCACAGGCGTTCCGACTCTGGTAGCAGCCCCTCTCCTGAAGATTTTGACCGTCGCGACCAGTACAGGTCCCGGGACCCTTTACCTTCTGTCAAGGGGAGCGCGCCAGCGACGCATCCTAGGGAATACCCATCGAAGTCTCGGAGTCCACATAGCCTTCGTCGTCAACGTTCTGGGAGCCCAAGGTCGCCCCAACCGAGAGGCAGACGTGATGAGAGGCCAGATCGATCCAGTACTAGACATGACCGTGAGAGACTGCCACCTCGTGGAAGGTTTGATGACAGAAGACATGGACACGGAGGGCCGGGTCCTGGGGATCAAGCACGAGAACGAAGCTTGAGTCCTTTCAGTCAACGATTGGCTATGACGCAAGCTATGAAGGGTGGAAGACAATGA
- a CDS encoding ribosomal protein L17, whose amino-acid sequence MAGGTVKYRHLSRNSAARVALLRGLVTQLVQFEHIHTTYAKAKEAQRMAEKLITLAKRDNEPARRSAQGILYTPTITLPKLLGELRTRYLTREGGYTRVVRTESKNTYDQGESAILEFVDGPKDSRFMMTAKTVARDRMLGQEHTPVTRTNIKKVTQFRGEVPFEEMVRRFMILKTGEKTGPSRDESSLAEVEAEKAADKNAERAKEMAAGIVPESVRKAAQQKNSP is encoded by the exons ATGGCTGGTGGTACTGTCAAGTACCGACATCTGAGTCGCAATTCAGCAGCCCGTGTGGCCTTGCTGCGCGGTCTGGTCACTCAACTCGTCCAATTCGAACATATCCACACAACTTACGCCAAGGCAAAGGAAGCTCAGCGCATGGCAGAGAAGCTCATCACACTGGCGAAGAGGGACAACGAGCCTGCTCGCAGATCAGCACAGGGTATCCTATAT ACACCCACCATAACCCTACCTAAACTGCTAGGCGAGCTGCGAACCCGATATTTGACCCGAGAGGGAGGCTATACTCGCGTCGTGCGCACCGAGTCCAAGAACACATATGATCAGGGCGAGAGTGCCATACTTGAATTCGTCGACGGCCCAAAGGACTCACGCTTCATGATGACTGCCAAGACAGTTGCCCGCGACCGAATGCTAGGGCAAGAGCATACTCCTGTCACCAGAACCAATATCAAGAAAGTCACACAGTTCCGCGGCGAGGTGCCGTTTGAGGAGATGGTGCGGAGGTTTATGATTTTGAAGACCGGTGAGAAGACTGGACCCTCACGGGATGAGAGTAGTTTGGCTGAAgtcgaggccgagaaggcGGCAGACAAGAATGCCGAGCGGGCAAAGGAAATGGCCGCTGGCATCGTACCGGAGTCGGTGAGAAAGGCGGCGCAACAGAAGAACTCGCCATAG